A window of the Synechococcus sp. LTW-R genome harbors these coding sequences:
- a CDS encoding outer membrane protein: MKLRLLFAAAAASAVAFAAPVRAQEESAAKATGFYATLGAGASWTGSTGNNAKSYTGSWTTDETFSGTYTPKLDLGAGFAGEAGVGYDFGDVRAELTYIYKGSNVGDITGSGSETGTLNGISYTNFPYNFTLSGTGTVSTNSVLVSGYYDIDTKSKFTPYVGGGLGYTNVSVPTQTGNATLSGSGITATQPVNVEGGSAGAFGYQAKAGVAYAASEKADVFLEGTYQGSTGVSIKGISYTPLNAFGLRAGVRFRFGS; the protein is encoded by the coding sequence ATGAAGCTTCGTCTTCTGTTTGCTGCAGCTGCAGCCTCCGCTGTCGCCTTTGCGGCACCTGTCCGCGCCCAAGAGGAGTCTGCGGCTAAGGCAACTGGTTTTTACGCAACCCTGGGTGCTGGCGCATCCTGGACCGGCAGCACCGGTAACAACGCCAAGAGCTACACGGGTAGCTGGACCACTGACGAAACTTTCTCTGGCACTTACACACCGAAGCTTGACCTGGGTGCTGGCTTCGCCGGTGAGGCTGGTGTCGGCTACGACTTCGGCGATGTGCGTGCAGAGTTGACCTACATCTACAAAGGGTCAAATGTTGGGGACATTACCGGCAGCGGTTCTGAGACGGGAACCCTGAACGGCATCTCTTACACCAACTTCCCTTACAACTTCACACTGTCTGGCACCGGCACGGTGAGCACCAACAGTGTTTTAGTCAGCGGCTACTACGACATTGACACCAAGTCGAAGTTCACGCCTTATGTCGGTGGTGGCCTCGGCTACACCAACGTGTCTGTTCCCACCCAGACCGGTAATGCAACCCTTTCTGGCAGTGGCATCACGGCGACTCAGCCTGTGAATGTTGAAGGCGGTAGCGCAGGTGCTTTTGGCTATCAGGCCAAAGCAGGCGTGGCTTACGCAGCCTCCGAAAAGGCTGATGTTTTCCTGGAAGGTACTTACCAGGGTTCCACCGGCGTCTCCATCAAAGGCATCAGCTACACGCCTCTGAATGCATTCGGCCTCCGCGCTGGTGTGCGTTTCCGCTTCGGCAGCTGA
- a CDS encoding tyrosine-type recombinase/integrase — protein sequence MTIHTKAKVLGGKATIYCYGKDPTKWFIRVLKPGTKSYVVRLVPGATNQAEAEASCLDAYVAAVDGIANPPAASKPRRAATQDSYKPAKRQRVPVREELERFLQGEKEKVLTNRIGEESFSRKARSLRKDFIGYLDFQEVTFCDQINNTFLERYPYYRRGKSKQTIKKELKAISQFIKNWLGRRKLVDAEVLFDTDFVPKIKISMGDLNANPSINAADWLTINREIRKQVKESTTFDNHRHHYWRQLWWCFTYVAKSSGCRPIELRKLKWKDVDLVEVTDGNESRYICYLFIRETKTGTPREVPCWSRTSTRLLHWKAFQDTYCDKHGIPRYGPNDYVFGKPEADKLPYSSASYYYMWRKTIDAAQERLVGNRFSEKPYTIYSLRSTFIENHLSRGVDAYLVARISGHDIKTMNRYYDRSDVRSRSRELTILELPDEKQKRVPIFNREHTKTNSQLRIRTHTFADE from the coding sequence ATGACCATCCACACCAAGGCAAAGGTGCTTGGAGGCAAGGCAACCATCTACTGCTACGGCAAGGATCCAACCAAGTGGTTCATCAGGGTCCTGAAGCCAGGAACTAAGTCATACGTAGTTCGACTGGTTCCCGGGGCGACCAACCAGGCGGAAGCTGAAGCCAGTTGCCTGGATGCGTACGTCGCAGCCGTCGATGGCATCGCCAACCCTCCAGCAGCCAGCAAACCGCGCAGAGCAGCCACCCAAGACAGCTACAAACCGGCCAAACGGCAGCGCGTTCCAGTCCGTGAAGAACTGGAACGATTCCTCCAGGGCGAAAAGGAGAAGGTCCTCACCAACCGGATAGGAGAAGAAAGCTTCAGCCGTAAAGCCAGGTCGCTACGCAAGGACTTCATTGGATACCTCGATTTCCAAGAGGTGACCTTCTGCGACCAGATCAACAACACCTTCCTGGAGCGGTACCCGTACTACAGGCGCGGCAAGTCAAAGCAAACGATCAAAAAGGAACTCAAGGCAATTTCACAGTTCATCAAGAACTGGCTTGGAAGGCGAAAGCTTGTGGACGCAGAAGTCCTGTTCGACACCGACTTCGTCCCCAAGATCAAGATCTCGATGGGCGATCTGAACGCGAACCCGTCCATCAACGCTGCTGACTGGCTCACAATCAACAGGGAGATCAGAAAGCAAGTAAAAGAATCAACAACCTTTGACAACCATCGCCACCACTACTGGCGCCAGCTTTGGTGGTGCTTTACCTATGTCGCGAAGTCGAGCGGCTGCAGACCGATTGAACTGCGGAAACTGAAGTGGAAAGACGTTGACCTTGTCGAAGTTACCGACGGCAATGAATCCCGATACATCTGCTACCTGTTCATACGTGAAACAAAAACTGGAACACCCAGAGAAGTCCCGTGCTGGAGCCGAACAAGCACACGTCTGCTGCACTGGAAAGCTTTTCAGGACACCTACTGCGACAAACATGGCATCCCGAGATACGGACCCAATGACTACGTTTTCGGAAAGCCTGAAGCCGACAAGCTGCCTTATTCATCAGCCAGCTACTACTACATGTGGCGCAAGACTATTGATGCAGCTCAAGAAAGGTTGGTCGGCAACCGCTTTAGCGAAAAGCCATACACCATCTACTCACTGCGATCAACATTCATCGAGAATCATTTATCTAGAGGCGTCGATGCTTACTTGGTCGCACGTATCAGCGGACATGACATTAAGACCATGAATAGGTATTACGACAGATCCGACGTACGAAGCAGGAGCCGTGAGCTGACAATCCTTGAGCTTCCAGATGAAAAGCAGAAACGAGTTCCGATCTTCAATAGAGAGCACACAAAAACGAACTCTCAATTAAGAATCAGAACACACACATTCGCAGATGAGTAA
- a CDS encoding apolipoprotein N-acyltransferase, with translation MAENRRLVWIGALLAGLLAGAALPPLGAPPLLWLALVPLWALGPGPAALWAGAAVLLSHRWLLWLHPLDWIGVPLPWSLPLCLLLYVALGLLGAGLVSLWRGLVGRLGAGRWSVALLGSALWGLGEVWMAKGPLFWLGLGSVALPGDRALAGLAQWVGAGGLAAVQLLLAWGLWRLLAAWWEGRRGLWRGGLAWLLAVALLHGLGWQQLQRSALADPAAPWLSVLVLQPDIPTREKFSWTQQRALERRLRQAQAEAEARGAELLVLPEGALALGQGLPAPGAVEVLSGGFRQEEIVLRSSVLRFPPGQLEANGAIDKHRLVPLGEWVPGGSLLRWAGLSAVGGVEPGPESRLLRRPAGDLAVAICYEIADGAGLIGAAQAGAGWILASANLDPYPRLLQQQFQALSQLRAIEASRWLVSAANSGPSLVVQPDGALGVSLAPMQPGTLLVRLQLRSGGTPYGRLGEWPLLLAAAGGFVASRSRMRQS, from the coding sequence ATGGCAGAGAACCGGCGACTGGTCTGGATTGGCGCCCTGCTGGCAGGGCTGCTCGCCGGTGCGGCCTTGCCTCCTTTGGGCGCGCCGCCCCTGCTCTGGCTCGCGCTGGTGCCGCTTTGGGCCTTGGGGCCAGGGCCGGCGGCCCTTTGGGCTGGTGCCGCGGTCTTGCTCAGCCATCGCTGGTTGCTCTGGTTGCACCCCCTCGATTGGATCGGGGTGCCCCTTCCCTGGAGCCTGCCGCTCTGTCTCCTGCTCTACGTGGCCTTGGGGCTACTGGGTGCGGGCTTGGTCTCCCTCTGGCGGGGCCTTGTCGGGCGTCTGGGGGCCGGCCGTTGGTCCGTGGCGCTGTTGGGCTCTGCGCTCTGGGGCCTGGGCGAGGTCTGGATGGCCAAGGGGCCGTTGTTTTGGCTGGGGCTGGGTTCGGTGGCCCTGCCCGGTGACCGCGCCTTGGCGGGCCTGGCCCAGTGGGTCGGTGCTGGCGGGCTGGCGGCCGTGCAGTTGTTGCTGGCCTGGGGGCTCTGGCGCCTGCTGGCCGCTTGGTGGGAGGGCCGGCGGGGGCTCTGGCGCGGTGGTCTGGCTTGGCTGTTGGCGGTGGCGTTGCTCCATGGCCTCGGCTGGCAGCAGCTCCAGCGCAGCGCCCTGGCTGATCCGGCGGCTCCCTGGTTGTCGGTGCTGGTGCTTCAGCCCGATATCCCGACCCGGGAGAAGTTCAGTTGGACCCAGCAGCGGGCCCTGGAGCGCCGCTTGCGGCAGGCCCAGGCGGAGGCGGAGGCCCGGGGCGCGGAGCTGTTGGTGTTGCCGGAGGGTGCGTTGGCCCTAGGGCAGGGGCTGCCTGCGCCAGGGGCGGTCGAGGTACTCAGCGGTGGCTTCCGCCAGGAGGAGATTGTGCTGCGCAGCAGTGTTCTGCGCTTTCCCCCGGGGCAGCTGGAGGCGAACGGTGCGATCGATAAGCACCGGCTGGTGCCTCTGGGGGAATGGGTCCCCGGTGGCTCCCTGTTGCGTTGGGCGGGATTGTCCGCGGTCGGCGGCGTGGAGCCTGGGCCGGAGTCGCGGTTGCTGCGGCGCCCGGCGGGTGATCTGGCCGTCGCCATTTGCTACGAGATCGCCGATGGGGCGGGCCTGATCGGTGCGGCGCAGGCTGGGGCCGGCTGGATCCTGGCTAGCGCCAACCTGGACCCCTATCCGCGGCTGTTGCAGCAACAGTTCCAGGCCCTCTCCCAGTTGCGGGCAATCGAGGCCAGTCGCTGGTTGGTGAGTGCGGCCAACAGTGGGCCGAGCTTGGTGGTGCAGCCCGATGGGGCGCTGGGGGTATCCCTCGCCCCGATGCAGCCGGGGACGCTGCTGGTGCGACTGCAACTCCGTTCAGGCGGGACCCCGTATGGCCGCCTCGGGGAATGGCCGCTGCTGCTCGCCGCCGCCGGGGGCTTCGTCGCAAGCCGGTCTCGCATGAGACAATCTTGA